The DNA sequence GCCCGTCACTCCTTGCCGCGCACCCGCTTCCACTCGGCCACGAGCTCGGCGGGGGCCGAGTGGACCGACCCCGCCGAGTACGGCGGCCGGGGGTCGTACTCGACGATCAGCTGGATCGACTGCGCCGTGCGGTCGTCCGCCAGCCGGCCCGCCAGGGTCAGGCCCATGTCGATCCCGGCGGAGACGCCGGCGGCCGTCACGTACTTGCCGTCGGTCACCACCCGCTCGTCGGCCGGCTCGGCGCCGTACCCGGCGAGCTGCGGCCGCGAGAGCCAGTGGCCCGTGGCCCGGCGGCCCGTCAGCAACCCGGCCGCCCCGAGGATCAGCGCGCCGGTGCACACGGACGTCGTCCAGCGCGAGTGGCGGTCCGCCGTGCGCAGCCAGCCGTGCACGGGACCGGGCTCCAGGGGGAGGTTGGCCTCGGGGCCGCCCGGTATGACGATCACGTCGGGGTCGGTGACCTCGTCGAACGCGGCGTCGGCGACCAGGGTGAGCATGTCCCGGTCGTCGCGCACGGGCCCGCGCCGCTCGGCGACGAGGACCGCCTCGGCGCCGGGGAGCCGGCTCAGGATCTCGTAGGGGCCGGTGACGTCGAGAACGGTGAAACCGGGGAAGAGGAGGATGGCGATCCGCACGGGTGGCCTTTCGGGTGGGTCTTTCTGTGGCATCAGGTGGCCGGTGGCGTCAGGCGTTCGGTGGCATCAGGTGGCGGCGGGGCGGACGCCGCGCCGGTACGCGCCCGGCGGTGCGTCCAGGGCGCGCCGGAACGCCCGGCGCATCGCCTCGGGCGTGCCGTAGCCGCAGCGCCGGGAGATCTCCTCGACGCCGTCCGTCGTCTCCTCCAGCAGCCG is a window from the Streptomyces mobaraensis genome containing:
- a CDS encoding DJ-1/PfpI family protein gives rise to the protein MRIAILLFPGFTVLDVTGPYEILSRLPGAEAVLVAERRGPVRDDRDMLTLVADAAFDEVTDPDVIVIPGGPEANLPLEPGPVHGWLRTADRHSRWTTSVCTGALILGAAGLLTGRRATGHWLSRPQLAGYGAEPADERVVTDGKYVTAAGVSAGIDMGLTLAGRLADDRTAQSIQLIVEYDPRPPYSAGSVHSAPAELVAEWKRVRGKE